In Comamonas koreensis, the genomic stretch CGCACCATCGCATCGCACAGTTGGGTGTGTTCGCGCAGCGGAAAGGCCACGTTCTCGAACACCGTCATATCGGTGAACAGCGCGCCAAACTGGAACAGCATGCCCATGCGGCGCCGCGCGACATAAAGCTGCGCCTGGCTCATCGCACCCACATCCTGGCCGTCGAGCAGCACCTGGCCGGCCTGGGCGCGGGCCTGGCCGCCAATCAGGCGCAGCACCGTGGTTTTGCCGCCACCGGATGCGCCCATCAGCGCGGTCACCTTCCCGCGTGGGATGGTCAGCGACACATCACGCAAGATGGTGCGGTCACCATAGCCAAAGGTGACATTGCGCAGTTCGACAAGAGGTGGTGAGGCAGAAGATTGCATAGAAAAGCCGGCAACATCCGGCGTCGTCATCATAAGAGGGGGCAGGGCTCTTTTCTGTAGTCAGTTGCCGCAGCGCAAACCGTCAAGCTTACCGCTTGTAACAAACATTCATGAATGTATTTATATAGCCAGATCGTAACCCGGACGGGCTAAGCCCCGCAAGGCAACAGGCTATTGCAGTCGATTGCGTGATCGGGCCAGCCTACAGCATCGCACGGGCGGCTTCTCAGGCCGTTGTTCACAGCGTCAACAACGGTGAGAAGCGCCCGTGATTAGAGCATATTGTCCAAAAAGGAACGGATGCGTGGGTGGCTGCAGTCTTCAAAGAACGCGCGGGCGGGCTTGGTCTCGATCAGGGCGCCCTGGTCCATGAACACCACGGTATTGGCCACCTCGCGGGCAAAGCCCATCTCATGGGTGACCACGAGCATGGTCATGTGCTCCTCGGCCAGCTGACGCATGGTGCGCAGCACCTCGCCCGTCAGCTCCGGGTCCAGCGCCGAAGTGGGCTCGTCAAACAGCATGATGTCCGGCTCCATCGCCAGCGCCCGGGCAATGGCCACGCGCTGCTTCTGGCCGCCCGACAGGCGCGCAGGATAGGCATCGGCTTTCTCCAGCAGGCCCACCTTGCGCAGCAGCTCCTGGGCCTTGGGCATGATCTGCTCGCGCGTCAGGCCCTTGACGACCATCGGCGCCTCGGTGATGTTGTCGATCACCGACAGATGCGGGAACAGGTTGAAGCCCTGGAACACCATGCCCATGCGGCGCAAAATGGCGCGCATCTGGGCCTCGGGTGCGTACTGGGCCTGTCCCTGGGCATTGGTGCGGACGAGGGTCTGGCCCTCGACCACGACCGAGCCTGAATCGATCACCTCGAGGTGGTTCAAGCAGCGCAAAAAGGTGCTCTTGCCCGAGCCAGACGGCCCGATCACCGCCATCACTTCGCCCTTGTGGATATCGAGCGAGACGCGCTTGAGCACCTCGTTGCCATTGAAGGCCTTGCAGATATCACGCGCCTGCACCATCACTGGGGTGGTGCCCATGTCATTGCCTGTCATCGCCATTCTCCTGCGCTGTTCGCCATTGCCGCTTCACACCCACCCATCGCCAGCCACCACTTATGCGTCGTATTTGGCATAGCGCTTTTCCAGGCGGTTGAAGCCCCAGGTCAGCACCAGGGTCATCAGCAGGTAGAAGGCGGCCGCCACCACAAAGGGTGTGGTCGTGAAGTCGCGCTGCACAATGCCGCGCGCGGCGCGCAGCAGGTCGTTGAGGGCGAGCACATAGATCAGCGACGTGTCCTTGACCAGGGTGATGGTCTCGTTGCTGACCGGCGGCAGGATGGTGCGCACCATCTGCGGCAGCACAATGCGGCGCATGGTCTGGCTGTAGGACAGGCCCAGCACCTTCGCGCCTTCATACTGGCCCCGGTCCACGCTCTGGATACCGGCGCGGAAGATCTCGGCAAAATAGGCCGCATAGTTCAGCGCGAATGCCACCACAGCCGAGGGGAAGTCCGGCAGGCGCACGCCGATCACCGGCACAAAGGGCAGCGCAAAATAGATGAACAGCAGCTGCAGCATCAGCGGCGTGCCGCGCATCAGCCAGATATAGGCCTCGACAAAGCGCGCCAGCGCCTTGAAGCGCGAGATGCGCGCCAAGGCCAGCGCCAGACCCAGTGGCACCGACAGCGCCAGAGTGATGAAAAACAGCTTGAGAGTCACCAGGGCGCCGTTGGACAGCGGCCCCAGCATTGAAATTACATAATCCATCGATGGCCTTCAGGGTGGCAGCGGCTTCGCGGGCCTCGCTGCCACAGGCACGAGCGCCGCTGGAACCTGTTGGCGTTCCTGGTCTGGCGCTCCTGTCATAAAAATCCGTTCTGGCCGCCGGGCTGCGCCCAAAAGCACAAGACCGGCACGCTGTGCCGGCCCGGTGCAAAGTCACACGCAGATCAGTGCTTGATCACGTCGGCGCCAAACCACTTCTTGGCGATTTCTTCGGCCTTGCCGTCCTTCTTCATCTCAGACAGCACGTCGTTGATCTTGTTGCGGGTGGCTTCGTCGTCCTTGCGGAAGCCCACGCCATAGTCTTCGGTGCCAAAGTCTTCGGCCAGCACAACATAGTTGTCAGGCTTCTTGGAGACCAGGTAACGGCCCACTACTTCGTCCACCACCACAACGTCCAGACGGCCAGCTTCCACATCCATCAGCGCAGCGATGTTGTCGCCAAACAGCTTGGTTTCCTTGAACTGGGAGGACAGCTCCTTGTCCTTTTCCATCGCGGTCACGGCGCTGGAGCCTTCCTGGGCACCAACGATCTTGCCGGCCATGTCGGCCTTGGTCTTGATGGGCGAGCCGGCCTTGACGATGATGATCTGCTTGTTGACCATGTAGGGGTCGGTGAAGAGGATCTTTTCCTTGCGCTCTTCCAGAATGGTCAGGCCATTCCACAGTGCATCGACGCGCTTGCCCAGCAGCTCGGCTTCCTTGGCGTTCCAGTCGATGGGCTTGAATTCCACTTCGATGCCCGCGCGCTTGGCCGCTTCGCGGGCCATGTCGATGTCAAAGCCCACGATTTCGTTCTTCTCGTCACGGAAACCCATGGGCGGGAAGTTGTCGTCCAGACCCACCACCAGCTTGGTGACCGCCGCCGCAACAGGCGCGGGCGCGGGTGCTTCAGCCGCAGGCTTGGGCGCATCATTCTTGCCGCAAGCGGTGAGCAAGGCAGTCAGCGCCAGGGTGGCAACGAAAGAACGTTTTTTCATGTGTCTCAACCAAAGAGAAAGACAAAATAAGAGCACTTGGCTTGTTTTGTACAAGCATCAGCGTGCAGGCGAATCGCGTATTGTCTCCGATCACACGAAATTCGTGTCGCTCGTGTGGAAAACTCTGCCGGCCTAGTCGGACGTCCGCAAGCCGCTACGATGGCTGCCCCGGCCGCCGCGTGGCGACCAAGGCATCTCGGTATCACGGCTTTTTTTGCCGCGCGTGCATGATTGACAACACTGGCGGCCCCTTATTTATGACCACCCTCTCGCCCGAACTGCGCAAGGCTTTTGAAGAAACCCAGTACCACGTGCTGAACCAGGCCCCTTTCATCCTGCAGCTGGGCCAGGCCCAGGCGGCGCTCGGTGCCCTCTACCAGCAGCACCAGACCGACTGCAGCTGCTTCATCACCGCCTTCAACCCCATGGGCGAGCTGCTGGACAAGGACGAGAACATCGAGCGCCATGCCCAATTGGGCCGCGCGCTGGGCGCTGCCGGCTTTGCCGCGCTGCCCGCCGTTGCCCAGCACCCGGCCAACGGCTGGCCGGCCGAGCCGGGTTTTCTGGTCATCGGCATGGGTCGGGACGATGCCCAGCGCTGGGCCGCGCAGTGGGAGCAACTGGCGGTGGTATGGACCAGTGCCGACATGGTGCCCCAGCTGCTGGAAACCCGGGTGCCCGGCTGGATGCGCTGATCCCCATGACCGACTGAGAGGAAAACCCATGCTGTTGATCATTGGTACCGTGCGCCTGCCCGCCGCGAACCTGGAACGCGCCCTGCCCGCCATGCGAACGATGGTGGAAGCCTCACGCGCCGAGCCTGGCTGCCTGGAATACGGCTACGCCCAGGATGTGCTGGTGCCCGGGCTGATCCACGTCAAGGAGCTCTGGAGCGGCCAGGCCGCGCTTGATGCGCATTTTGCCTCCAGCCATATCCAGGCCTGGCGCGCTGCCTGGCCAGCGCTGGAGATTGGCGACCGCGATTTGCGCGTCTATGAGGTGGGCGCGCCGCGCAGCACCTGATGGTCAGTGGGCGCCGTCCTGTCCAACCACCCTCTTGCACTGCAATGTAGTGCCCGCGCCCATGCCTGAAATTCACAACTGGCTCGCCTTCGCTCTCATTTCCCTGGGCATGGTCCTGACGCCCGGGCCCAATATGGTCTATCTCATTTCCCGCTCGATATGCCAAGGGCGCGGTGCAGGCTTGATCTCGCTGGGCGGTGTGGCCCTGGGCTTTGTGTTCTACATGCTGTGCGCGGCGCTGGGTATCACCGCGCTGGTGATGGCCATCCCCTACGCCTACGACGCACTGCGCATTGGTGGCGCGTTGTACCTGCTGTACCTAGCCTGGCAGGCGGTCAAGCCCGGAGGGCGCTCCCCGTTCGAGCTGCGCCAGTTGCCGCAGGACAGCCCACGCAAGCTGTTTGCGATGGGTTTTCTGACCAACCTGCTCAACCCCAAGATTGCCGTGATGTACCTGTCACTGCTGCCGCAGTTCATCGATCCCGCACATGGCAGCGTTTTTTCGCAGTCCCTGGTGCTGGGTTTCACACAGATTGTGGTCAGCGTCAGCGTGAATGCCGCCATTGCGATGCTGGCCGGCTCGATCGCTGGGTTTCTGGCCAGCCGCCCCAGTTGGGTACAGATGCAGCGCTGGTTGATGGGCACGGTGCTCGCGGGCCTGGCGCTGCGCATGTTGACCGAGGCCCGCAAATAAAACAGGCGCCACAGCCCGGGGTGGGCGGCAGCGCCTGGCAGAAATCCGCGTACCGGGTTCTGTTTACAGCTGGCTGGCGTGAAAGCGCAGGTGCTCGTCGATAAAGCTCTGGATGAAGTAGTAGCCGTGGTCATAGCCGCCATGGCGGCGCAAGGTCAAGGGCTGGCCGACCTGGGCGCAGGCGGCTTCAAAGGCTTCGGGCAGCAGTTGCTTTTCCAGCAAGAACTTGTCGGCCAGGCCCTGGTCGATGAGGATGCCGGCCGGGTATGGCGGCTGCTTTTGCGCGGCCATCAGGGCGGTGGCATCGTGCTGCGCCCAATCGGCCTGGTTGTCGCCCAGGTAGCCGGCAAATGCTTTCTGGCCCCAGGGGCAGTGGGTGGGGTTGGCAATCGGCGCAAAGGCCGAGACCGACTTGAACACACCGGGGTGGCGCAGCGCCAGGGTCAGCGCGCCATGGCCGCCCATGCTGTGGCCAAAGATGCCCAGGCGTTGCAGGTCGATCGGCAGCTTGGCGCCCAAGAGCGGCAGCAGGTCTTCGAGGATGTAGCTTTCCATGCGCCAGTGCAGCGCCCAGGGCTTGGCCGTGGCATCGAGGTAAAAACCCGCACCCACGCCAAAATCCCAGCTCTCCGCCTCGCCAGGCAGGCCCGCGCCGCGCGGGCTGGTGTCGCAGGTGACCAGGGCCACGTTCAGCGAAGCCGCCAGGCGCTGGGCGCCGGCCTTGGTCATGAAGGTCTCTTCGGTACAGGTGAGGCCCGCCAAGTACAGCAGCGCAGGCACTTTCTCGCCCTCCACCGCCTTGGGCGGCAGAAAGACCGAGAACTTCATCGCCAGGCCGATCTGACTGGAGAAATGCTCATAAAAACGCTGGGCGCCGCCAAAGCAGGCATGGGCCGCCTGCAGCTTGAGGCTGGCTTGGGCTTCAGACATCGGAATTTCCTTCGGTCGGAGGTTGCGGGGATGCGGCCTGGGCGGCCGCTGCACGCAGCTTGTCTTTTTTGCTCATGCGCTTGCCCTTGATGCCGCCATTGCCGGCATCTTCAGAGGGCGCATGCGCGGGCACCGCTTCGGTGACCGGGTACTGCTCCAGGGTCTGCAGCGCCACATCGAGCCCATTGCGCTTCGCGATCAGCTTCCAGTGCGCCAGGCTGGCGGGGGTTACCAGGCTGATGGCCAGGCCCGAGATACCGGCCCGGCCCGTGCGGCCGATGCGGTGGGTGTAATCGGTGGGCGAGCGCGGCAGGTCGTAGTTGATGACCAGGGGCAGCGCCTCGACATGGATGCCACGCGCGGCCAGATCGGTGGTGACCAGCACCTGCCACTGGCTGCTGCGGAACTCCTGCAGCACCTGTTGGCGCGCACCCTGGCTCAGCTCGCCATGGAAAGCGGTGGCGCTGATGCCCTTGTCATAGAGCTTGTTGGCCACATGCTCGGCGCTGTAGCGGCTGGCCACAAACACCAGCATGCGCTGGCCCGCGTACTGGGTGACCAGCTCACGCAGCCAGGCAGTGCGCTTGGCGGCATCGAGGTAGTAGGCCTGCTGTACGATGGTGGCGTCCTGCAGGTGGGTCGAGGCGATCTCCACCTTCTCATGCATGGACCGCAACAGGGTGGGCACCAACGCCTGCACCGCCGGGGCAAAGGTGGCCGACAGCAGCAAGGTCTGGCGCTGCTCGCGCGCGGGCACCAGGGCCAGCACGCTGTGCAGCTCCTCGGCAAAGCCCAGGTCCATCAAGCGGTCGGCCTCGTCCAGCACCAGGGTGCTGATGGTGTCCAGCCGCAGCTTGCTGTGCGCCACCACATCGAGCAAGCGCCCAGGCGTGGCAATCACCAGATCCACGCCGCCGCGCAAGGCCAGCAGCTGGGGATTGATGGACACACCACCAGTGAGCACGGCCACCTTGGGGCGGCGGCCCAGGGCCTCGCCAACAAAGTAAACCAGCTCAGCCACCTGGGTGGCCAGTTCGCGCGTGGGCACCAGGATCAAGGCCTGCGTCTCATGGCGGCCCGCCTGGCCTGCCGCGTTGCTCAGCATCCAGGCCTGCATCAGCGGCAGCACATAGGCCGCCGTCTTGCCCGAGCCGGTCGGCGCGCAGCCCAGCAGGTCACGCCCGTCCAGAATGGCCGGAATGGCTTGGGTCTGGATGGCCGTGGGTGCCATCAGGCCATGGGCCTGGGCAGCGTGGGCCAGCGACGGAGCAAGGCCAAGAGAGGTAAAAGACATGGATTTCAATGGTGCGGGCCGGGCCGCAGGGACAACAAGCCTCGCATTGTCGCCCCTGGCAGCGCTGCCAGCGCTGCGCAGGACTATTGCAGCGCCCGCTGGCAGCCGGCGCTGGTCAGCTTTGGCCAGCGGCGCTTAGCGACGATCAGCTGGCGTAGTTGACTACCGAGCGGATCGACTTGCCTTCATGCATCAGGTCAAAAGCCTCGTTGATCTTGGCCAGGCCCATGGTGTGGGTGACAAAGGGCTCGAGCTTGATCTTGCCGGCCATCGCGTCTTCCACCATGCCGGGCAGCTCGCTGCGGCCCTTGACGCCGCCAAAGGCGGTGCCCAGCCATTTGCGGCCGGTCACCAGCTGGAAAGGACGGGTGGAGATCTCCTGGCCCGCGCCCGCCACGCCGATGATCACGCTCTGGCCCCAGCCACGGTGCGCGCATTCCAGCGCCGCACGCATCACCTGGGTGCTGCCAATGCATTCAAAGCTGTGGTCCACGCCCCAGCCGGTCATCTCGACGATCACTTGCTGGATCGGCTTGTCGAAATCCTTGGGGTTGATGCAATCGGTCGCGCCAAAGGTCTTGGCCAGCTCGAACTTGCCGGGGTTGGTATCGACAGCAATGATGCGGCCAGCCTTGGCCAGCTGCGCGCCCTGGATTACCGCCAGGCCAATGCCGCCCAGACCGAACACAGCCACGGTATCGCCCTCTTGCACCTTGGCGGTGTTCTTCACAGCGCCCAGACCGGTGGTCACGCCGCAGCCCAGCAGGCAGACCTGCTCGGGATTGGCATCGGGGTTGACCTTGGCCAGCGACACTGCGGCCACCACGGTGTACTCGGAGAACGTTGAGCAGCCCATGTAGTGGTAGATCGGCTCGCCGTTGTAGCTAAAGCGTGTGGTGCCATCGGGCATCACACCCTTGCCCTGGGTGGCGCGCACCGCTACGCACAGGTTGGTCTTGCCGCTCTTGCAGAACAGGCATTCGCCGCACTCTGCCGTGTACAGAGGGATCACATGGTCGCCCGGCTGGACGCTGGTGACGCCCTCGCCCACTTCCACCACGATGCCCGCGCCTTCATGGCCCAGCACCGCCGGGAAGATGCCTTCGGGGTCATCACCGCTCAAGGTGAAGGCATCCGTGTGGCACACGCCCGTGTGGGTGATCTTGACCAGCACTTCGCCCTTCTGGGGTGGCGCAACGTCGATCTCGACAATCTGCAAAGGCTCTCCGGCTTTGAAGGCAACAGCGGCGCGGGATTTCATGGGGGGACTCCTTGGGTCAAAAATGGGGAAAACAGTCAGGCGCGGTCATGACCACACGCCTATTTGAGGTACGAGCGCAGCAGCGACAGCATTTCGTCAATGTCCGCCTGCGACGGCGCGGGCTGCCGGGCCATGGTCTCGCGCATATGGCCATCAAGCAAATCGGCCATCAGCCCATGCACAGCGCCGCGCATGGCGGCGAGCTGCTGCAGGATGGGGGCGCAATCGCTGCCCGCCTCTACCGCCCGCTCCAAGGCCTCCGCCTGGCCTTTGATGCGGCGCAGGCGGGTGATGGCGCGGTGCTTGTCTTCGGCGTTATGGGGCATGGCAGGCGGTGTTCGCAACGGCGCAAAAGCACGCCAAACTCAGGTACTGGGCCAGAGTATAAATACAATTGATAAAAATTACATATAAAAAATAGATGAAAACCCCAGGTACCCCCTGGGGGTATCTTGAATCTCTGTCACTCTTTCAGGCCGAGCAGGCACAAAAAACCGCAGCCTCGGCTGCGGTCTTGGGTGGGTGAGTAGCTACCGGTTTTAGCGCGGCAGATCGCTCCAGCCCATCAGGTACTCGTCGACGGCGCGCGCGGCCTGGCGACCTTCGCGGATGGCCCAGACCACCAGCGACTGGCCACGGCGCATGTCGCCGGCGGCAAACACCTTGTCCACATTGGTGGCGTAGCCGCCAGTGAAATCGGTGGTGGCACGGGCGTTGCCACGGGCGTCCTTGTCGACACCAAAGGCTTCCAGCACGGGCGAGACGGGGTTCACAAAACCCATGGCCAGCAGCACCAGGTCGGCAGGCCATTCCTTTTCTGTGCCCTTGACTTCGCTCAGCTTGCCGTCCTTGAACTCGACCTGCACGGTGGTCAGGCTCTTGACCTTGCCCTTGTCGCCGTTGAAGGTCTTGGTCGAGATCGCGAACTCACGCACAGCGCCTTCTTCGTGGCTGGAGCTGGTGCGCAGCTTGATCGGCCAGTAGGGCCAGACCAGGGGCTTGTTTTCCTGTTCGGGCGGCATGGGCATCACCTCGAACTGGGTGACGCTCTTGGCGCCGTGGCGGTTGCTGGTGCCCACGCAGTCGCTGCCGGTGTCGCCACCACCGATGACGATGACGTCCTTGCCATCCGCACGGATCTGGCCCTTGAGCTTGTCGCCGGCATTGATCTTGTTTTGCTGGGGCAGGAACTCCATTGCGTAGTGCACGCCGTCCAGGTCACGGCCGGGCACCGGCAGATCGCGCGACTGCTCGGAGCCACCGGTCAGCAGCACCGCGTCAAAATCCGCCTTGAGCTGCTCGGGCGAGACGGTTTCCTTGGCCCAGTTGGTGACCTTGCTGTCCTTGCCCAGGCCGTCCTTGCCAGCCACCAGCACGCCGGTGCGGATGGTCACGCCTTCGGCCTGCAGCTGGGCGGCGCGGCGGTCGATGTGCAGCTTGTCGAGCTTGAAGTCGGGGATGCCGTAGCGCAGCAGGCCGCCGATGCGGTCGTTCTTCTCGAACAGGGTCACCGCATGGCCTGCACGGGCGAGCTGCTGGGCCGCCGCCATGCCGGCAGGGCCGGAGCCGACCACTGCCACTTTCTTGCCGCTCTGGTGCTTGGCGGGGCGCGCCTGCACCCAGCCCTCTTCCCAGGCGCGGTCGATGATGGCGTGCTCGATGGACTTGATGCCCACCGGGTCGTTGTTGATGTTCAGCACGCAGGCTGCTTCGCAAGGGGCGGGGCAGATGCGGCCGGTGAACTCGGGGAAGTTGTTGGTCGAGTCCAGCACATGAAAGGCGGCCGCCCAATCGGCGCGGTACACCAGATCGTTGAAATCCGGAATGATGTTGTTGACCGGGCAGCCGCTGTTGCAAAACGGCGTGCCGCAGTCCATGCAACGGGCGCCTTGCTGCTTGGCCTGCTGCGAGTTCAGGCCAACAACAAATTCCTTGTAGTGCTTGAGGCGGTCTTCAACGGGTGCATAACCCTCGTCGATACGCGCAAATTCCATAAAGCCTGTGACTTTTCCCATGATCGGATCTCTTGCTTGGCTGCTGCCCGCGCCGCGTTGGCGGGGACAGCAATCGTGGTCATTAATAAGGGGCTGGGTGCTTGGCGGCAGGGCCGCCAGGGGCCTCACTTCGCGGCGGCGTCCACACTCTTCTTGGCCGAGGTCTTGGCCTTGACGACCTGCGCCTTGGCTTCGGCGCGGGCATGGATCTCACCCAGCGCGCGCTTGTACTCGGTCGGGAACACCTTGACGAACTTGCTGCGCACCTCCGCCCAGTTGTCCAGCAGATCACGGGCACGCTTGCTGCCGGTCCAGCGCAGGTGGTCGGCGAGCAGGCGCTTGAGCTGTGCTTCGTCGGTCTGGCCGTTGTGCCACACACCCTTG encodes the following:
- a CDS encoding amino acid ABC transporter ATP-binding protein; this translates as MVQARDICKAFNGNEVLKRVSLDIHKGEVMAVIGPSGSGKSTFLRCLNHLEVIDSGSVVVEGQTLVRTNAQGQAQYAPEAQMRAILRRMGMVFQGFNLFPHLSVIDNITEAPMVVKGLTREQIMPKAQELLRKVGLLEKADAYPARLSGGQKQRVAIARALAMEPDIMLFDEPTSALDPELTGEVLRTMRQLAEEHMTMLVVTHEMGFAREVANTVVFMDQGALIETKPARAFFEDCSHPRIRSFLDNML
- a CDS encoding amino acid ABC transporter permease, with protein sequence MDYVISMLGPLSNGALVTLKLFFITLALSVPLGLALALARISRFKALARFVEAYIWLMRGTPLMLQLLFIYFALPFVPVIGVRLPDFPSAVVAFALNYAAYFAEIFRAGIQSVDRGQYEGAKVLGLSYSQTMRRIVLPQMVRTILPPVSNETITLVKDTSLIYVLALNDLLRAARGIVQRDFTTTPFVVAAAFYLLMTLVLTWGFNRLEKRYAKYDA
- a CDS encoding amino acid ABC transporter substrate-binding protein — protein: MKKRSFVATLALTALLTACGKNDAPKPAAEAPAPAPVAAAVTKLVVGLDDNFPPMGFRDEKNEIVGFDIDMAREAAKRAGIEVEFKPIDWNAKEAELLGKRVDALWNGLTILEERKEKILFTDPYMVNKQIIIVKAGSPIKTKADMAGKIVGAQEGSSAVTAMEKDKELSSQFKETKLFGDNIAALMDVEAGRLDVVVVDEVVGRYLVSKKPDNYVVLAEDFGTEDYGVGFRKDDEATRNKINDVLSEMKKDGKAEEIAKKWFGADVIKH
- a CDS encoding DUF3293 domain-containing protein, giving the protein MTTLSPELRKAFEETQYHVLNQAPFILQLGQAQAALGALYQQHQTDCSCFITAFNPMGELLDKDENIERHAQLGRALGAAGFAALPAVAQHPANGWPAEPGFLVIGMGRDDAQRWAAQWEQLAVVWTSADMVPQLLETRVPGWMR
- a CDS encoding putative quinol monooxygenase; this encodes MLLIIGTVRLPAANLERALPAMRTMVEASRAEPGCLEYGYAQDVLVPGLIHVKELWSGQAALDAHFASSHIQAWRAAWPALEIGDRDLRVYEVGAPRST
- a CDS encoding LysE family translocator, producing MPEIHNWLAFALISLGMVLTPGPNMVYLISRSICQGRGAGLISLGGVALGFVFYMLCAALGITALVMAIPYAYDALRIGGALYLLYLAWQAVKPGGRSPFELRQLPQDSPRKLFAMGFLTNLLNPKIAVMYLSLLPQFIDPAHGSVFSQSLVLGFTQIVVSVSVNAAIAMLAGSIAGFLASRPSWVQMQRWLMGTVLAGLALRMLTEARK
- the fghA gene encoding S-formylglutathione hydrolase — translated: MSEAQASLKLQAAHACFGGAQRFYEHFSSQIGLAMKFSVFLPPKAVEGEKVPALLYLAGLTCTEETFMTKAGAQRLAASLNVALVTCDTSPRGAGLPGEAESWDFGVGAGFYLDATAKPWALHWRMESYILEDLLPLLGAKLPIDLQRLGIFGHSMGGHGALTLALRHPGVFKSVSAFAPIANPTHCPWGQKAFAGYLGDNQADWAQHDATALMAAQKQPPYPAGILIDQGLADKFLLEKQLLPEAFEAACAQVGQPLTLRRHGGYDHGYYFIQSFIDEHLRFHASQL
- a CDS encoding DEAD/DEAH box helicase, yielding MSFTSLGLAPSLAHAAQAHGLMAPTAIQTQAIPAILDGRDLLGCAPTGSGKTAAYVLPLMQAWMLSNAAGQAGRHETQALILVPTRELATQVAELVYFVGEALGRRPKVAVLTGGVSINPQLLALRGGVDLVIATPGRLLDVVAHSKLRLDTISTLVLDEADRLMDLGFAEELHSVLALVPAREQRQTLLLSATFAPAVQALVPTLLRSMHEKVEIASTHLQDATIVQQAYYLDAAKRTAWLRELVTQYAGQRMLVFVASRYSAEHVANKLYDKGISATAFHGELSQGARQQVLQEFRSSQWQVLVTTDLAARGIHVEALPLVINYDLPRSPTDYTHRIGRTGRAGISGLAISLVTPASLAHWKLIAKRNGLDVALQTLEQYPVTEAVPAHAPSEDAGNGGIKGKRMSKKDKLRAAAAQAASPQPPTEGNSDV
- a CDS encoding S-(hydroxymethyl)glutathione dehydrogenase/class III alcohol dehydrogenase — encoded protein: MKSRAAVAFKAGEPLQIVEIDVAPPQKGEVLVKITHTGVCHTDAFTLSGDDPEGIFPAVLGHEGAGIVVEVGEGVTSVQPGDHVIPLYTAECGECLFCKSGKTNLCVAVRATQGKGVMPDGTTRFSYNGEPIYHYMGCSTFSEYTVVAAVSLAKVNPDANPEQVCLLGCGVTTGLGAVKNTAKVQEGDTVAVFGLGGIGLAVIQGAQLAKAGRIIAVDTNPGKFELAKTFGATDCINPKDFDKPIQQVIVEMTGWGVDHSFECIGSTQVMRAALECAHRGWGQSVIIGVAGAGQEISTRPFQLVTGRKWLGTAFGGVKGRSELPGMVEDAMAGKIKLEPFVTHTMGLAKINEAFDLMHEGKSIRSVVNYAS
- a CDS encoding metal/formaldehyde-sensitive transcriptional repressor; this encodes MPHNAEDKHRAITRLRRIKGQAEALERAVEAGSDCAPILQQLAAMRGAVHGLMADLLDGHMRETMARQPAPSQADIDEMLSLLRSYLK
- a CDS encoding glutamate synthase subunit beta, whose product is MGKVTGFMEFARIDEGYAPVEDRLKHYKEFVVGLNSQQAKQQGARCMDCGTPFCNSGCPVNNIIPDFNDLVYRADWAAAFHVLDSTNNFPEFTGRICPAPCEAACVLNINNDPVGIKSIEHAIIDRAWEEGWVQARPAKHQSGKKVAVVGSGPAGMAAAQQLARAGHAVTLFEKNDRIGGLLRYGIPDFKLDKLHIDRRAAQLQAEGVTIRTGVLVAGKDGLGKDSKVTNWAKETVSPEQLKADFDAVLLTGGSEQSRDLPVPGRDLDGVHYAMEFLPQQNKINAGDKLKGQIRADGKDVIVIGGGDTGSDCVGTSNRHGAKSVTQFEVMPMPPEQENKPLVWPYWPIKLRTSSSHEEGAVREFAISTKTFNGDKGKVKSLTTVQVEFKDGKLSEVKGTEKEWPADLVLLAMGFVNPVSPVLEAFGVDKDARGNARATTDFTGGYATNVDKVFAAGDMRRGQSLVVWAIREGRQAARAVDEYLMGWSDLPR